The nucleotide sequence tcctcccactagccacaacatctgataattccttctcaaggaatatcacatgcttggcaacaaaaaacATTTTGTTCATGTGGGTgataaaagtaatatccatttgtttcttttgaatatcccacaaacagacaTCTCGTCGATTTGAGTTCTagcttattattgtcaacacgtTTGACATAAGTTTCACAACctcaaatcttaaggaaagataaatttggcttctttcttttctatatctcatatagaGTCTGAGTAACTAACTTACTTGGAATcgtgttcaaaacaaagattgcGATGAGGAGTGCGAAATCCTTAAAATGAAGTGGGGAGTTCAGTATGATTCATCATGGATCGGACCAtatccaacaaggtcctattcatCTTTTTCAGGCACACCATTCATCTTcggtgttccaggtggagtccattgtgaaaGAATTTCATTCTGTTTCAGGTGATCTAGAAACTTACTGTTTAAGTATTCACCACCTTGATCCGATTGAAgtactttgatatttttcccagtttgtttctctatttcaaatctgaattccttgaacttttcaaaagtctcagatttgtgtctcatgagatacacataatcaaattgtgatctatcatcagtagacatatccacctttAGCTTGTGTggacatgggcccacacacGTTAGTGCGCACAAGGCCTAACACTTTTGTGACCCTAtctcattttcctttaaaatgAGACTTAATCATCTTatcaagtaaacaagattcacaagtatcatatgattcataatcaaacgTGTTAACATATCCATTGgatatgcgagtctcatttatatggccaatgcgagaatgccataaataagtgctatttaaatcacctgatttaagtcacTTAATATTTATGCTATTGACAAAAGTATCAACATtaaggacatacaaaccgttacttactgttgctttaccataaaacaattcattttataaaatgaacaactattattattaaataaaagaatatccatccttgtctaAACgagaaatataaattatatacctagtcaaactaggattgtaatAACAGTTACGTAAATCCAATACAAGCCCTGTTggtaatgtcaataaataggtcttTACAtctaatggaacaactcttgatccatttcCCAAGTGTAGGTACACtactcctattattaatctcttcGTACTCCTAAGCCTCTGAACAGAAGtgaaaatatgaatattagatCCAATATTTAATACCCATGTGGATTGAttagaagtagatagattaactctaataacataaatacctgaagtgccctgagtagaactcttcttactctacacctctATAAGGTATTCCTTACAATTTTGTTTCTAATGACCCAACTTATTACAGTGGAAACAAATTACATCCTCCTGGCCCTTTCAAGGTTTGGTCTTTTAGACTCTTTCAGATGGCGCTGtagaagaacttttcttccttttagctttcttactcttgggcttgcccctaTGCACCTTGGGctcttcaactaagagaacacttctctTGGCCTTTTGTCAATTTCGGGCTTGACCTCCCTTAGCATGGACAacaactctccaagagtctctTCCATAACCGTCaaggagggactgtagcactaaatctagggtaagtttttgcatccatacccaagttcagctctacCAACCTGTTGATAAAACTTATCATCcacatgacatgcttctcaacagagAATCCTTGAGCCTAGCTATGATCTCATAGGCGCCATAACTCTTATGCTGCCACCTATGCTCCAGGATCATGGCAGCCAAGGTGATACACCAAgtgatgatcatatcacccttgtgcattGTCCAAACCTCATGTGCTACTATTTTCTCAATTGGTGGCTTCGCAAGAAGAGATCTCTTTatcgcatagagaatcttatcatacgtgaggactatcctcaagatgatcttgatattttactcttggataataaaatagtggttttgataatgactatatgaaaatcaatctctaaatctttatgagtaaatctttatggataagtttatttttaatcaatttacatgaatgtgaaaaacaatctttaaatctccttgaagcaaagttaagaaaatttatataaaagaaatgttgaagtgtggttgagtgtgtttagattcaaaataaatatgtttttgataatctcaacttactttcaaaagaatcaaaatgaggatttgttaagttttcatttttttcaaaatggatagtcgactatgtggttcattctgttgactatgcctgaaaatagtcaactatgttgTTAAGGATAATCGATTATgcataagaatagtcgactatgctgatttgatctgtcgactatttaagtcttctgtcgactatttttcaccctatcgactatcatgtaaggatagtcgactatgacttttcatctgtcgactatttttgttcataaaattcaaaatcctcttcatatttttgcatctgtcgactatgtttacgtgtctgtcgactataaaaaatttgtgttataagatagtcaaTTATGcatttttgtctgtcgactatgttttgttttatttataaaaatagtcaactatgcattttcttctgtcgactatatcttttgtaGAAAGCgtccaatggctagtttttcaatctctaacgGTCACAAACAgctagtttcctcttcaatctttatggatgcctatatatacaactcatggatgatcaagaagagactaatggatgggaacgagttgatctaaaaagttcaaatcatttttactctagcttataatatttgcgttttcactgttgtattttctctccaaggcttcgttgttctatcattataaattttttattaagccttgttttcattgtgagagaacttgtaactaagagtgttaagctcttagtttctttctttcatttgtatctttgttattttcctagcttgtgtagctagagggctcatttgagtgggaggttgtaattcctagtcttggactagaggatctactcgggttgagtagggggttgatagtggatggtttgaaaaatcctcagtaaggagctaaggtagtggattaggcttgagttaagccgaaccactataaatctttgtgttctgtcttgcttatgtttttgatttgtttatcattgctagcatttcattatcctcagttgcattgaatttttattttcaatcaaaaggatttcaaagttctaaatcaagtttttaaaataaccaattcaccccccttttggTGTGTGCCATTTCTAATagatctcccagtcatagaaattagtccaaTTGAAgatattattgccctcgagtattgATCTTATTGATGTGTTTCCAGACATTCCGGATCAACAACCGaatatagagatattattataatcatattgaatcaCGAAATCATatattgcaagaagtaacattttataattgctcccactattttttACAAGTTTGTTatcctcaagacataactcgagAAATCccattggaagatttcctagtgggttaggatcccatctcccctcacataaccttgagtgactcaacaaattatgCTAGgttcgattaggtaggtacttgctaccaattgcatctccatgcaactcctagatacATTgagttgacaactccttgtcatgcacatcttatgtgactcccaacctttgcctctatactcagtaaaccttgagtgactcaacaaacccacatttctagttaagtcggacccatcattcaaaGACAtttcatggcccatgaaacacaagtatcataggtgacacatgaccttgagtgactcaacaaattatgCTAGgttcgattaggtaggtacttgctaccaattgcatctccatgcaactcctagatacATTgagttgacaactccttgtcatgcacatcttatgtgactcccaacctttgcctctatactcagtaaaccttgagtgactcaacaaacccacatttctagttaagtcggacccatcattcaaaGACAtttcatggcccatgaaacacaagtatcataggtgacacatgaccttgagtgactcaacaaattaagtgccagctagaaacctaatgcctcataatgatggaaggcaagttggttTAATATtcatgagggatttattatttatttatttattaaggtCTCAttacatgcaattaatcaaattaatcatgcataataaatgattcaaaccggtgtatggtatggataaccaCGGCTAGCCCCTTTGAgacatagaagggaagctagtgGGTCacacctaggtgaagaatcataatctgcttctcaagcacattcttaaagccttcgttggtcttcgaatcttgtcttgaATTTGGAttcatctcttgctcttcatacaaactacaactattactattctattctattctacatacattacatagaatcagaaatctcgagttacattcggggggagaaagatgagaagagaatgtacattaGAATATAAGAGTGGCAAGACACGCAGGgtctatttcaaaaatcaaatttacaagcatttattcccaacataaaataaatgatcAACttgatccataccatacactaATGCAATCAATTTCATTGATTCATTcatattatgttaattaattgttgcatcAATCTTATTGaaacattttcaataatttgaaatttgtataattttttaaaaaacaaaactgtttcAATTgtatttgggcttgggctttatCCATTACTCCAATTAACAaagctcaacaggccttggatcaaccaatgcatgtcaaacatgcACTAGAagcacaataataaataaaacaccCAATTGACGGCCCCAACTTGTTCAAATCACGacccataggtgtcatacactaATGGGTCAAATTGAAAAAGCCCAAAAATTGACAAATAATTTGGTTAGTCCTCACCCGAGGACACAAAACGCACTGGGCCATCGAAGGGTCAGCTCAGGTCCTCGACTTGGGCCCCTGAGAAGGGCCAAAACACAGCTCGAGGCAGCGGGAGGGGCTACAAGTGTAACGCCtcactttttcaaatacataaCAACGTGAAATAGAAGCAAACATCACCtagggcgttatggaaacccttaccaacggaagcatttggATCGAATCTGAAAGCTTAACGAAAGCTAAAtgaaggggtttccactagattcctTTATATGAACAGGAAACGCATATAGCTTTCAATAAACCCAAAAGGCACAACTCATTACTTGTAGTTATAACTACAACACATGCCCAACCTAGCGAATAAACCCTCATCATGGCAACTTCCCTATACAACATTTGAAGTGCACCAATTGAGATATTACACCCACACAACCCTTAGTACaactgtaggacacccacacattTACAAGCTCGAtcatcctagctgctattacaatacatcacttgaattacataatgaaataaaaccctaaGCTAGCTGCAAAGCCCAAATCTAGCCGAGCATCAccctcttgctcttgctcgaACTAGAACCTGGAACACCTGGCACTTCTGAGaaacctgggacgttgaatgtcctaggggtatgaaacactcaagttagataataacatctaagtgagtgacttagaaaatgagagtacatgcgtgcaaatgcaataatgctattatgaaatccacccctatggtagcaatgccaaggtgttgcaatcacccccgcagtCATCATAGTCAACCCTGGCTCATCttaagagcacgagttcttccagatagcccaacaactagccacagtcaccaacacaaacacgatatatgacaaagcagaaggaatatgcatagccaagtGAAAACATGACATGTAAGCCAtgaaggcatgatatgcaatccatcatccacacacaagtaaagctacaaatgctcaaagtgtcacaaaacataaaggaatcactcaccttgatcggttaccttaggaagcacggtttacaacGAGCAGAATGGGTTTTTTCGCATATTTACTTACTGCTTGGCATGAACTTCGGGAAAGACCTGAAAATTCTGTCAAGTCTTATTCTCcctcgactttctcccttcttttcgacAGCATTTCCTCCTTCAAACTCCattccttttcctccttacttggtgcccaaaatgaataaccctaaagcccttatttataggaaacttcaaCGAACCAAATCACGCCACGTGTCGaatcatcattccatccatgagcttccaattaaaatatgccatgtgtccctagggatttgtgcctccacatgtttaattagattttcaagattccccatcattacatcccacatggtaaattacattttctacatttttcatcattacaactacatcccacacggttaattgcattttccacatttctcatcattacacttcaaatcctatctccaagtagccaatgaatgcttgccacatgtccttagggataaggtttggagacttttgcaaacttggaagctaagtaagcttttccttagccaatcatgcaatgccacctcaaagggtcattatgagccatcatgtgaccttatcttatcttccaagtggccaatggttgattgacatgtgtcattgaagataagacttcatcatttctcccatgtgcatccaacccaaatgcaccactcgtctttaattgaatttaatagagtttggaatgCAAAGCTCCAttggatttgaatttgaaatccatgataccttgaaaagatatttttaaggtttcaagaactacatcTTGGCCCAAATttttcggataatttgcacttagatccttgcaacttggtccccgggccatttttaattgcactttttggtccctaaaaaatggataaattacacttagcaccccaagattttagataaattacacttttacccgaacttcagtatttacgattttgccactagttcaGAAAATGAACCTTtgcctcaaggcttctataatcccatGAAAAAatctatttcctcaagtatttgaacctaataacctcagatattacatcatatttgagtttgaaaaatctgggatgttacaGCAAGGTTGTTGGCCGCAAGGCCCATGGGGGCGCACATGGCGCACTTGGGCTGGGCCTAGGGCGCAGACGGCGAGTTACATGAGCGACATGGGGCATGTAGGCCGTTGGGGCACACTAGCAGGTCGCAGGTCACTGCCTGGGCCCCGCCGCGCCATGGGCATGGGTGGGCTTGCCTGTGCACGCACTATTGCGCCAGGCCAGGCCCTGCACATGCGTGAGTCGCCCCTGGTTGTGCACTGCTCTTGCAGGCCCCACGTGGCTGCGAATTTTGACCTTctggtgcatccgtatgcaccctgAATCCCAGTTTCGTGTCACATGACCTTTTTTCCCTTCAATAAGAAAcatttttcaatacaaaaatacaaacgcaacaatatttattaatttcacaaatattaacataatcgaattcgcacgtaaggaattgaaaaaatttgacaatggctctgataccactaaaaGTAAAGCTAGATTGTTACGGGGCAAGCAAcgtaattcaaaaattttgaacattacTCTGATACCGGCGAAagtaaatcattcacatacaaataaaataaatctaacttttAGATTTTCGACTCATTTGTGGATCCAAGCCATCCAAGTGTCtgacctctaactcgtgatacacgACACGTGTCCATTGGTgaggagagcagaataggagtgctagctctttctcctttttcgcagcttgtgtatgtatgtaaagAACCTCCTGTTTCAAATCGATGCGGAATAGAAACATGAGAGAGTGTATAgcaatttttcaactcttgaaaaactacataactattaattaattttggccaacccataaagggatatttatagggaCATTATTAAGACACTTGAAGTTTAATAGATAAAGTGACACTCTATATTGatattgtatatatttatattaatatgatatataatataaaatatcatcacaaacgttaaatttatgtttctaaataataattttgtaaaaaaaatagtacACGACTAAGTCTCAATaccattttttacattttttaaaaaattttgtaaactaTTTAAGTCTCGATATTGCATGATTAAGGTTGACTCCAACAAGGTCATTTTCTAGTCACCAAGCCAAAAATTAGAGAGCCAAGGTGAGAAAATCAACTTTAAGAAGGCTTGTCATACCTATTTTCTcttatcaaaattttgataaaattgaaaaggcTCGCCAATGTTGGCTAGCAAAATCCACTCATCCCTCCTCTTCATCTCTCTCCTTCCCCCCTTCCCACCAATGGCCATTAACACTAGATGAGTAGCAACAATAGTGGTGTAGGCAAAATTGGAGTTGACGGAGTTGCAGGCATGGTGGATGAGCTGTAGACACTAGATCTAGAGACGACAGTgacaaacaacaacaatagaGGTGGCAACAAGTAGAACCAGCAATGATGACTGTGAGCAATAACGGTGGCGGCATCGTCATATTCTTTAGTGTCTTCATAGTTTAATGGCTTTGtgattttgtatttatttttgtattgggggattgatattgtgtattggtttatttgattattgatttgtgtatttgattattaattttgtaaatgcgtgtatttgattattttgcgtatttaattattgattatatgTACGtgtgtatctgattattttgtatatttgattattgattatgtatatatgtgtatttgattattttgtgtattttaaataattttattaaataattatttttaaaaattattagtaaattaaatttaaaatatattaaatattattaatatttaatatggtaatatttattattaaattgtaaaataaataataaatttttatagtagtaaaatttatatgtaaggtaaaataaatagaattaaaatttattaataaataaataaaatatggagtCCAATAGAAAAGAGAATATGGAGTGTTCTTGAAGCatacataatttttaagataaaattaaaataagaaataaattatttataatataataagtgATATGATTGTGATCCTTATTAAAGTTAGTCTAAAGATGAAATTAAACCTCAGAGCCAGAGAGCTCATTGGTGTAAAATTGAAGTTTCAGaacttattatattttacagtgacattatttgcattaagttcttttatttggtttgaaattttaattttattatatgtagattttttttccaaattttcattGAGAAATCATTTTGCCGGGTGGGTTAAAATGGATGAAACAGGGAAAGGACAAGAGGTGGAAGACACAGGAAGAAATGGAAAAACGGGTCGGGCCTAACCCAGCCCATTTGATTGAAGTTTGAACACTTCTAAATTCCCGATGGCCCGAATAGGGAATATACGATTGGATATGACTCAAACCGATTGGGCAATCCGCCGGCAACCCGAACTGTTTTCCACGTCACCATCGCCGTAGATATTTTGGACCTGCACAAGGAGGGAAGGACATCCGGTACAAAAGCTCCACCAAACTCATTCATGGACATGGTGAAGACTGAACTGAAGAGAACTCACCAACAAAGGGAGAGCTTTGAATAGATCGAAATCATTGATGGGGTCGATTGCGAAGAAGGGATTGCAACACTACTTGTTCCAGCTCCAGCGCCATCCCCTCAGAACTAAggtttcttctttatttcatCAACTGGGTGCCGTTCCATTTACATTGTCTTGTTTGATTGGTTTGCTTGTTTGCCAATTGGGGTTTTTATTTGTACTTGGGCCAGGCGATTACAGCTGGGGTGTTGTCGGCGATCAGTGATATTATTGCTCAGAAGCTCTCCGGCATACAGAAACTTCAGATCCGACGCCTTCTTCTCAAAGTGGTAAACAAGCAAAAGGACATACAATATTTGTTTGATATTGTCTGCTTGTTCAAATTGTAATATGATCTTTGCTAAGAGCCCTATTCTGTTAGggtttggaaaatttgaagTCTTATCATTTTCCTTCTCAGGTTTCTTTGTCTAGATTCATGGAAAGCATACAAGATATATGCATGTTAATAGTGTCTATCATATGTGATGGGATTTTCTTGTCACTTGCACTTAGGGCACATTATAAGAACCATTTAATATCTCCTATTAAATTGCTTTTTGTTCGTGAGATGACGTGGCAACCGGTGATTTGCTCACGGGGGCAGATGTATATGGGATGTTTTAGGCAAATTAAGGGGTTCTTTAGTTGTATAGAATGATTTccagttttcattttctatagaaaatttggaaaaaggggttcaaatgttagaaatatAGAAActgattttcaatttcaaaaattagaatattcaaaaaaagcgagttgtttaatttattttttatgtaacttGTGTTAAAGAatgagatgaagatgatttgtggaaaatttttgaaagactGAATTTTCCAAATCtgcaaattaataagaaaaacttagaaaattcattttagtagttttccaagtttagttcaattttgaatactGTGTTTTTACAAATCTCCACTTTTCATttggaaaatttttaaatttaaatacgttttctagttttccatTTTTCGTGGAGTAATTTTCTGGAAAAATTGGGCAATTTTCCGCAACTGAAAAACCCCTAATGTTCCCAGCTACATTTGCCTCCGATGAGCCATTCACCACTTGCCATGTCATTACACGAGCAAAAAAGCAATTTAATAGGAGATATTAAGATGCACCAGGGGAGGGCCGTGgaagaaaatttagatttttatgttCAAGGCGATGGCAATGCCGAGGCTGATGAAATGGCAGTTACAATTATTTATCagatttttaaagttttgataACTTTGTTGTTTATCAAAATTGTGAACATTGAGATTGGCAAACAAACTGCAACTATGTGATCAGCCCATGCCTTGTAGGAAGGGTCTTAAATTTTTCTGATCCTTACTTCTACAATTAATGGTAACCTTGCTTTGAGTGGCACTACAATATTAATCTTTGAAATTACCAATCCCTCCATgctaaattagtttaaaatcaCTTACTTTTTAGGTGATGTGATGATGCTTTTTTTCTCAAAGTGTTGCCTCTTTTAACTTCTAGTACTGCTAATCTTTATTACAGTGCTTGAAAATGCAATTTATTGGAAATGGatcttttgttttaaaattttttgctaTCTTTGAGGTGATTACCGTTTCTACAAATCGTATAAAATGTTCAAATGACTTTCAATATGGAAATTCCTCTTTCAATGATGTGAAACAAAATTCAATATGCAATTTTGAAGGAAATTTGTATAGTATACTGATATCTTCGtcattattttatgataaatccTAGTTTTGATTGCCTCCATGCACTTAATTAGGTGTGTTTTACTGGTTTCCTCTTTTTAGTACTGATATGGCATTCTATCATCAAGCGAATCTGAGTCAATGTAGGCTTACAAATGGTCATTTGTTGAATCTGAGGTTGCATAAGTTTGTCTCCATGATTCATCAATACTAACAAGGATGAATGCAGGTTTTTGGATTTGCATATCTTGGACCATTTGGGCATTTTCTACACATATTGCTGGATAAACTCTTCAAAGGAAAGAAGGATTCCAAAACAGTAGCTAAGAAGGTATACCTTGCTCTTGGCTTGCATGCTGAAGGCAGCTGTTATTAAGTTTGGGATTTAAAAATTGCTGGGTGTCCCTAGTGCACAAGGCTCTCTACTGGCGTCTTATCCTTACTTcgcaaagaggctgtttccacaactcaaaccttaACCTTAATATTGTTACTGGGGCTCCCCCTCtagtttttcttgaattttagtACACTAGGATAAATCAACCTTGCTGGTGTCACTTGAGCTGTTATATTTCAGGTGGTGCTGGAACAATTGACTTCTTCTCCATGGAACAACTTGCTTTTCATGATTTACTATGGATTGGTTGTCGAGGGTACGTTTTACATCAGAACTTGAAATGCTTAGGTTTATGTTTAGTTATTCTTTTCTAAAAGATAAGTATGAGAGTGATTGAAAGTTCATTACTTCCC is from Diospyros lotus cultivar Yz01 chromosome 2, ASM1463336v1, whole genome shotgun sequence and encodes:
- the LOC127793982 gene encoding peroxisomal membrane protein PMP22-like; amino-acid sequence: MGSIAKKGLQHYLFQLQRHPLRTKAITAGVLSAISDIIAQKLSGIQKLQIRRLLLKVVFGFAYLGPFGHFLHILLDKLFKGKKDSKTVAKKVVLEQLTSSPWNNLLFMIYYGLVVEERPWIHVKSKVKVDYPKVQYTAWTFWPVVGWVNHQYIPLQFRVIFHSIVACCWGIFLNLRARSITKS